One window of the Camarhynchus parvulus chromosome 2, STF_HiC, whole genome shotgun sequence genome contains the following:
- the RPL30 gene encoding 60S ribosomal protein L30 yields the protein MGRGAVCPALARAAAGFARCLPGALSFLAARPSWWRVCGTARAARGSTMVAAKKTKKSLESINSRLQLVMKSGKYVLGYKQTLKMIRQGKAKLVILANNCPALRKSEIEYYAMLAKTGVHHYSGNNIELGTACGKYYRVCTLAIIDPGDSDIIRSMPEQTSEK from the exons ATGGGGCGGGGTGCGGTGTGCCCGGCTCTCGCGAGAGCTGCCGCGGGCTTCGCGCGGTGCTTGCCGGGCGCTCTTTCCTTTCTGGCGGCCCGGCCATCTTGGTGGCGCGTCTGCg GTACCGCCCGAGCCGCGCGAGGCAGCACCATGGTGGCCGCCAAGAAGACG aaaaagtccCTGGAGTCCATCAACTCCAGGCTTCAGCTGGTTATGAAAAGTGGCAAATATGTGCTTGGGTACAAACAAACTCTGAAAATGATTCGTCAGGGCAAAGCCAAGTTGGTCATCCTCGCCAACAACTGTCCTGCTTTGAG aaaatcagagaTCGAGTACTACGCTATGCTTGCTAAGACTGGTGTCCATCATTATAGTGGGAACAACATTGAGTTGGGCACAGCGTGTGGAAAATACTACAGAGTGTGCACACTGGCCATCATTGACCCAG gTGACTCTGACATCATTAGAAGCATGCCAGAACAAACCAGTGAGAAGTAA